One Streptomyces umbrinus genomic window, GCCCTGCCGTTCCTGAGGCTGCGCCGCATGGCGGCCAGTTGGGCCGAGGACAGGCTGTCGGGCTCGTACTGCTCCATGCTCGTGGTGCCCTTTCGGGAGGGTGCGGCCTGGTCTTGGCCGGTGACGACTAGCGGTCCCCGAAGATCGTGCGGTGCCAGTCCTTCCTGGCCACCGCGGTGTTGTCGAACATGACGTGCTTGATCTGGGTGTACTCATCGAACGAGTACGAGGACATGTCCTTGCCGAAACCGGACGCCTTGTAGCCGCCGTGCGGCATCTCGCTGATGATCGGGATGTGGTCGTTGACCCACACACAGCCCGCCTTGATCTCGCGCGTGGCCCGGTTCGCGCGGTACACGTCACGGGTCCACGCGGAGGCGGCCAGGCCGTACGGGGTGTCGTTGGCGAGCCGGATGCCTTCGTCGTCGCTGTCGAAGGGCAGGACCACGAGAACGGGACCGAAGAGCTCGGACTGCACGATCTCGCTGTCCTGCGCGGCCTCCGCGACCAGGGTGGGCCGGTAGTACGCGCCGTGCTTGAGGTCCTGCGGGATCTCGCCGCCGGTGACCACGCGCGCGTAGGAGCGCGCCCGGTCGACGAATCCGGCGACGCGGTCACGCTGGGCGAACGAGATGAGCGGCCCGAGGTCGGTGTCCGGCGCGAACGGGTCGCCGAGCCGGACGGTCGCCATCAGGTCCGCGGTCCTGGAGACGAACTCTTCGTAGAGGGGCCTTTGCACGTACGCGCGCGTGGCGGCCGTGCAGTCCTGGCCCGTGTTGATGAGGGAGCCCGCCACCGCGCCGTGCACGGCGGCCTCCAGGTCCGCGTCGTCGAAGACCACGAAGGGTGCCTTGCCGCCGAGCTCCAGGTGAAGCCGCGTGACGGTGGCGGTGGCGATCTCGGCGACACGCTTGCCGACAGCGGTCGATCCGGTGAACGAAGTCATCGCGACGTCGGGGTGTCCGACGAGATGCTCGCCGGCGTCCTTGCCGGCCCCGGTGATGATGTTGACGACCCCGTCGGGAATGCCCGCCTGGGTAGCCGCCTCGGCGAACAGCAGCGAGGTGAGCGGGGTGAGCTCGGCGGGCTTCAGGACGATGGTGTTGCCCGCGGCGATCGCCGGGAGGACCTTCCAGGCGGCCATCTGGAGGGGGTAGTTCCAGGGCGCGATGGAGCCGACGACGCCGATGGGTTCACGGCGTACGTACGAGGTGTGGTCGCCGGAGTACTCACCGGCGGACTGGCCCTGCAGATGCCGGGCGGCACCCGCGAAGAAGGCGGTGTTGTCGATCGTGCCCGGGACGTCGAACTCCCGGGTCAGCTTGATCGGCTTGCCGCACTGCAGTGACTCCGCCTGCGCGAACTCCGCCGCGCGGTCGGCCAGCACGGCGGCGAAGCGGTGCATGGCGTCCGAGCGCTCGCCCGGGGTGGTGGTGGCCCAGCCCGGGAACGCCTCGTGGGCGGCGGCGACGGCCGCGTCCACGTCCACGGTGCTCGCCAGCTCGTACGTGTATACGTCGTCGCCGGTGGCCGGGTCGACGACCGCGTGGGTGCGGCCGGACGTGCCCTTCGTCAGCCGGCCCGCGATGTACTGCGCGCCTCCCTCGAAGCGGTCCTGTGCCTGGAAGCGATGGCCCGGATTGTGCATGTCGCTCTCCTCCGCCGTCCTCCCCTTGTACCGGGGGTCGGCGTAGCTCCAGCTCGATTTGAGTGCCGATCCTGACAGAGCAACAGCCCTCCAACAAGTGATTCCGTTGTTGCCTTTTGGTTACGCGACGGAATCTGTCGACCAGGTGTCGAGTTCGCTTGGAAAAGGAGGGACGGAGTGTCAGTGGTTCCTGCCAGACTCGCGTGCATGGGGAAGATCGATTCGCGGGACGCGCTGGTCAGCGCGGTCCGGTCGGGGGCAAAGGTCAAGTACCTCCACTTCTGGGGGCACCGGGCGCGGGCCGACGGGCAGGTGGGGGCGAGCTGTCTGAGTCAGTGGTGGCCGTCGCCGTTCACGGTGGACGGAGTGGAGTACCGGACGGCCGAGCACTGGATGATGGCGCGGAAAGCGCGGCTCTTCGGTGACGAGCGGGCCGAGCGGCTCGCTCTCGACGCGCCGAATCCCGCGCTCGCGAAGAAGGCCGGGCGGTTGGTGCGGGGGTTCGACGAGGCCGCCTGGGAGCGGGAGCGGTTCGGGATCATCGTGGAGGGGAGCGT contains:
- a CDS encoding gamma-aminobutyraldehyde dehydrogenase gives rise to the protein MHNPGHRFQAQDRFEGGAQYIAGRLTKGTSGRTHAVVDPATGDDVYTYELASTVDVDAAVAAAHEAFPGWATTTPGERSDAMHRFAAVLADRAAEFAQAESLQCGKPIKLTREFDVPGTIDNTAFFAGAARHLQGQSAGEYSGDHTSYVRREPIGVVGSIAPWNYPLQMAAWKVLPAIAAGNTIVLKPAELTPLTSLLFAEAATQAGIPDGVVNIITGAGKDAGEHLVGHPDVAMTSFTGSTAVGKRVAEIATATVTRLHLELGGKAPFVVFDDADLEAAVHGAVAGSLINTGQDCTAATRAYVQRPLYEEFVSRTADLMATVRLGDPFAPDTDLGPLISFAQRDRVAGFVDRARSYARVVTGGEIPQDLKHGAYYRPTLVAEAAQDSEIVQSELFGPVLVVLPFDSDDEGIRLANDTPYGLAASAWTRDVYRANRATREIKAGCVWVNDHIPIISEMPHGGYKASGFGKDMSSYSFDEYTQIKHVMFDNTAVARKDWHRTIFGDR
- a CDS encoding NADAR family protein encodes the protein MGKIDSRDALVSAVRSGAKVKYLHFWGHRARADGQVGASCLSQWWPSPFTVDGVEYRTAEHWMMARKARLFGDERAERLALDAPNPALAKKAGRLVRGFDEAAWERERFGIIVEGSVRKFASDGELRSFLLGTGERVLVEASPLDRVWGIGLAADDDRAFDPERWRGPNLLGFALMEARVRLRSV